One region of Rhodocaloribacter litoris genomic DNA includes:
- a CDS encoding FAD-dependent oxidoreductase produces the protein MSGRNHAVVIGASMGGLLAARALADFYQQVTLIERDAFPPIGENRKGVPQGWHTHVLLLRGGEVLEGMFPGLTADLMARGAPFLDRPEKELIWFDGGGYHARFTNEDGRLGALCVSRPLLEGYVRQRLLALPHVMAIEQCDALGLVPSERGGRVRGVRLLRRAGGSAEEVLEADLVVDATGRGSRAPKWLEEMGYAPPEEEQVTIHVGYSTRLYRRPLEQQNGVKAILITPSPHLKRGGVMLPQEGERWIVGLVGYRGDYPPSDEAGFLAFARSLAAPDIYDMIKDAEPLSDIITYRFKASLRHRYERLTRFPEGFLVFGDALCSFNPIYGQGMSVAAMEARDLQDELRRGNEALWRRFFRRVARSIDMPWQIVVSGDLRFPEAEGKRTPAIRFINAYMARLHQAAHRDPVVARAFNEVAGLVAPPQSLMRPGIVWRVCSHAS, from the coding sequence ATGTCAGGTCGAAACCATGCCGTCGTCATCGGCGCCAGCATGGGCGGGCTGCTGGCCGCCCGGGCGCTGGCCGACTTTTACCAGCAGGTGACCCTCATCGAGCGGGACGCCTTCCCGCCCATCGGCGAGAACCGCAAGGGGGTACCCCAGGGCTGGCATACCCACGTGCTGCTCTTGCGGGGCGGTGAGGTTCTGGAGGGCATGTTCCCCGGCCTGACCGCCGACCTGATGGCACGGGGCGCGCCATTCCTCGACCGGCCCGAGAAGGAGCTGATCTGGTTCGACGGCGGCGGCTATCACGCCCGTTTCACCAATGAGGACGGCCGTCTCGGCGCGCTGTGCGTCAGCCGGCCCCTGCTGGAAGGGTATGTGCGGCAGCGGCTGCTGGCCCTGCCCCATGTGATGGCCATCGAACAGTGTGACGCGCTGGGGCTGGTGCCGTCGGAGCGCGGCGGGCGGGTGCGTGGGGTGCGCCTGCTGCGCCGGGCCGGCGGCAGCGCCGAAGAGGTGCTGGAGGCGGATCTGGTGGTGGACGCCACGGGGCGGGGGTCCCGGGCGCCGAAATGGCTGGAAGAGATGGGCTACGCCCCGCCGGAGGAGGAGCAGGTGACCATCCATGTGGGCTACAGCACCCGGCTTTACCGCCGCCCGTTGGAGCAGCAGAACGGCGTCAAAGCGATCCTGATTACGCCTTCACCTCACTTGAAGCGAGGCGGTGTGATGCTGCCCCAGGAAGGCGAACGCTGGATCGTTGGCTTGGTCGGGTATCGAGGCGATTATCCACCGTCGGATGAGGCGGGTTTTCTGGCCTTTGCCCGGAGCCTGGCTGCTCCCGATATTTACGACATGATAAAAGATGCGGAGCCGCTGTCAGACATCATCACCTACCGCTTCAAGGCCAGCCTGCGTCACCGTTACGAACGGCTGACTCGTTTCCCGGAAGGCTTTCTGGTATTCGGGGACGCGCTGTGCAGCTTCAACCCGATTTATGGTCAGGGAATGTCGGTGGCGGCCATGGAGGCGCGCGACCTGCAGGATGAACTGCGGCGGGGAAACGAAGCGTTGTGGCGGCGTTTCTTCCGCCGGGTGGCGCGGAGCATCGACATGCCCTGGCAGATCGTCGTGAGCGGCGACCTGCGCTTCCCGGAAGCGGAAGGGAAACGCACGCCGGCCATCCGCTTCATCAACGCCTACATGGCGCGGCTGCACCAGGCGGCACACCGGGACCCGGTGGTGGCCCGGGCCTTCAACGAGGTGGCCGGCCTGGTGGCGCCGCCCCAGAGCCTGATGCGGCCGGGCATCGTGTGGCGGGTGTGCAGTCACGCTTCTTAA
- a CDS encoding lysophospholipid acyltransferase family protein, whose protein sequence is MTTLRSLWVWSSNVLLILLWLPLLALIRLFDRDPARYTTGRWFRRLGAAMTRVNPFWRVEVSGERIEDPRRPYVVVCNHQSNVDIPVISRLPWDMKWVAKAELFRVPVVGWMMRLAGDIPVERGEQMSRARVLVAARRVLENRCSVMFFPEGTRSRDGRVYAFNDGAFRLAIKAGVPVLPLVLDGSFNALPKDSWRFGEPSTIRLRVLPPVETAGLRSGDTAALRDRVRGQIVAQVAAWRGVPVEAVDALATVTDV, encoded by the coding sequence ATGACCACCCTCCGCTCCCTCTGGGTCTGGTCTTCCAATGTGCTCCTCATCCTGCTCTGGCTGCCACTGCTGGCCCTCATCCGCCTGTTCGACCGGGATCCGGCCCGCTATACCACGGGTCGGTGGTTCCGGCGCCTGGGGGCGGCCATGACCCGGGTCAACCCGTTCTGGCGGGTGGAGGTCTCCGGCGAGCGGATCGAGGACCCGCGCCGTCCCTATGTGGTGGTATGCAACCACCAGTCGAATGTAGATATTCCCGTCATCAGCCGGTTGCCCTGGGACATGAAGTGGGTGGCGAAGGCCGAGCTGTTCAGGGTACCGGTGGTGGGGTGGATGATGCGGCTGGCGGGCGACATCCCGGTGGAACGGGGCGAGCAGATGAGCCGGGCGCGGGTGCTGGTGGCGGCGCGACGGGTGCTCGAAAACAGGTGCTCGGTGATGTTCTTTCCGGAGGGCACGCGCTCCCGCGACGGACGGGTTTATGCATTCAACGACGGGGCTTTTCGCCTGGCGATCAAGGCCGGCGTGCCGGTGCTGCCGCTGGTGCTCGACGGCAGCTTCAACGCCCTGCCGAAAGATAGCTGGCGTTTCGGAGAACCCTCGACGATCCGGCTCAGGGTGCTGCCGCCGGTGGAGACGGCCGGCCTTCGCTCCGGGGACACGGCCGCGTTGCGGGACCGGGTTCGGGGGCAGATCGTCGCGCAGGTGGCCGCCTGGCGCGGGGTGCCCGTCGAAGCCGTCGATGCCCTGGCAACCGTGACGGACGTTTAA
- the ribD gene encoding bifunctional diaminohydroxyphosphoribosylaminopyrimidine deaminase/5-amino-6-(5-phosphoribosylamino)uracil reductase RibD, protein MPEHTHERWMRRCLELAARGAGHVSPNPMVGAVLVGPDGRRLGEGWHRVYGGPHAEVFAIEEAERRHGAAALHTATLYVNLEPCSHHGKTPPCADLIVAKGIPRVVVGMEDPFPAVSGRGLARLRAHGVAVTTGVLEAACRRLNEAFVHHVRTGRPLVTLKVAQTLDGRVATATGDARWISGEAARRLVHRWRSELDAVLVGSGTARADDPALTVRHVAGRQPARLVLDRTGTLPPTLRLFTDEHAARTVAVVGPEAAPPYARALLRAGGALLHLPTAGGHLDLPALLDRLGRDGGRDGGRPLQSLLVEAGPGLASALFAQDLVDRYFVFIAPRVLGGGLPALSLPGPERMAEARTFAEHRWTRTGDDLLFQGYRHPVS, encoded by the coding sequence ATGCCCGAACACACGCACGAACGGTGGATGCGCCGGTGCCTGGAGCTGGCGGCGCGGGGGGCCGGGCATGTCAGCCCGAACCCGATGGTGGGCGCGGTGCTCGTCGGGCCGGACGGGCGACGGCTGGGAGAAGGCTGGCACCGGGTCTACGGCGGCCCGCACGCCGAGGTCTTCGCCATCGAGGAGGCCGAACGACGGCACGGCGCGGCAGCCCTGCACACGGCCACCCTCTACGTCAACCTGGAGCCGTGCAGCCACCACGGCAAGACGCCGCCGTGTGCCGACCTCATCGTGGCGAAGGGCATCCCCCGCGTGGTGGTGGGGATGGAGGACCCCTTTCCCGCCGTCTCGGGGCGCGGGCTGGCCCGCCTGCGCGCCCACGGGGTAGCCGTCACGACCGGCGTGCTGGAGGCGGCCTGCCGCCGGCTGAACGAGGCGTTCGTCCACCACGTACGGACAGGCCGGCCGCTCGTCACGTTGAAGGTGGCCCAGACGCTCGACGGCCGCGTCGCCACCGCCACGGGTGATGCCCGGTGGATCTCGGGCGAGGCGGCCCGGCGGCTCGTACACCGCTGGCGGTCCGAGCTCGATGCCGTGCTCGTGGGCAGCGGCACGGCCCGCGCCGACGACCCGGCCCTGACGGTCCGCCACGTCGCGGGGCGCCAGCCGGCACGCCTCGTGCTCGACCGCACCGGCACGCTCCCCCCCACCCTCCGCCTGTTCACCGACGAGCATGCCGCCCGCACCGTCGCCGTCGTCGGGCCGGAGGCTGCCCCGCCTTATGCCCGGGCTCTCCTCCGCGCCGGCGGCGCCCTCCTGCACCTCCCCACCGCCGGCGGTCACCTCGACCTCCCGGCCCTCCTCGACCGGCTCGGCCGGGACGGCGGGCGCGACGGCGGGCGTCCCCTCCAGTCCCTCCTCGTCGAAGCCGGCCCGGGCCTGGCCTCGGCCCTCTTCGCCCAGGACCTCGTGGACCGCTACTTCGTCTTCATCGCCCCCAGAGTCCTCGGCGGCGGGCTACCCGCGCTCTCCCTTCCCGGCCCCGAGCGCATGGCCGAAGCCCGCACCTTCGCCGAACACCGCTGGACCCGCACCGGCGACGACCTGCTCTTCCAGGGCTACCGCCATCCTGTTTCGTAA
- a CDS encoding cell division ATP-binding protein FtsE: protein MIELRNVTVSHPLPDGSRRTVFEDLSLRIDRGEMVYLIGPTGSGKTTLLRLMYMDLKPDAGLVRVGDYRSDTIQPREIPYLRRSLGIVFQDFQLLPDRNVFDNVAFALYATGKRGAMVKNRVLQVLARVGLSHKRKRYPHELSGGEQQRVVIARAIVNEPWILLADEPTGNLDPAVADEIQKLLLGLHRQGMTVLMATHDYRLVRKFPSRTLAFLKSKLVEVDPATLGVE, encoded by the coding sequence GTGATCGAGCTACGAAACGTCACGGTTTCCCATCCGCTCCCGGACGGCTCCCGGCGCACGGTCTTCGAAGACCTCTCGCTGCGCATCGACCGGGGCGAGATGGTCTACCTCATCGGCCCCACCGGCAGCGGCAAGACGACACTGCTGCGCCTGATGTACATGGACCTGAAGCCGGATGCCGGGCTGGTCCGGGTAGGGGACTACCGCAGCGACACCATCCAGCCCCGCGAAATCCCCTACCTGCGGCGCTCGCTCGGGATCGTCTTCCAGGACTTCCAGCTCCTGCCGGACCGGAACGTCTTCGACAACGTGGCCTTCGCCCTCTACGCCACCGGGAAGCGGGGCGCGATGGTGAAAAACCGGGTGCTGCAGGTGCTGGCGCGGGTGGGGCTGAGCCACAAGCGCAAGCGCTATCCGCACGAGCTCTCGGGCGGTGAACAGCAGCGCGTGGTCATTGCGCGGGCCATCGTCAACGAGCCGTGGATCCTGCTGGCCGACGAACCGACCGGCAACCTCGACCCCGCCGTCGCCGACGAGATCCAGAAGCTGCTCCTGGGCCTGCATCGCCAGGGGATGACGGTGCTCATGGCCACACACGACTACCGCCTCGTCCGAAAATTCCCGTCCCGGACGCTGGCCTTTCTCAAAAGCAAGCTCGTCGAAGTCGACCCCGCCACCCTGGGTGTGGAGTGA
- a CDS encoding class I SAM-dependent DNA methyltransferase, with protein MPTPVSKEPRQVPPYTVLAAGYDVVMEHVDYALWAAYVHELLERHHGDVETILELGCGTGSLAFELAPLGPYRYAGTDAVPQMIRVARAKAELLGPSIQFEVADFTNYRVQTPVDAVVLLYDGLNYLLEEARLHDLFRCTFRALKPGGLFVFDQSTPANSLNNEAFFEDEGGADAFAFRRTSHYDPGRRLHTTTFEITVAGQSFFEAHVQRAYTMEEVRGPVEAAGFEVVAAYDGFTHEPAHADSERIHWVARRPPARP; from the coding sequence ATGCCGACTCCCGTTTCGAAAGAACCTCGTCAGGTGCCGCCCTACACGGTGCTGGCCGCCGGCTACGACGTGGTGATGGAACACGTCGATTACGCGCTCTGGGCGGCCTACGTGCACGAGTTGCTCGAACGCCACCACGGCGACGTGGAGACGATCCTCGAACTGGGGTGCGGAACGGGTTCGCTTGCCTTCGAGCTGGCCCCGCTGGGGCCGTATCGCTATGCCGGCACCGACGCCGTGCCCCAGATGATCCGCGTGGCCCGGGCCAAGGCCGAGCTGCTGGGGCCCTCCATCCAGTTCGAGGTCGCCGACTTCACCAACTACCGCGTGCAAACGCCCGTCGACGCCGTCGTGCTGCTCTACGACGGGCTGAACTATCTTCTGGAAGAAGCCCGCCTGCACGATCTTTTCCGGTGCACCTTCCGGGCCCTCAAGCCCGGCGGCCTCTTTGTCTTCGACCAGAGCACCCCCGCCAACTCCCTCAACAACGAGGCCTTCTTCGAGGACGAAGGCGGGGCGGATGCGTTCGCGTTCCGGCGTACGAGCCATTACGACCCCGGGCGCCGCCTGCATACGACGACGTTCGAGATCACCGTGGCCGGGCAATCCTTCTTCGAGGCGCATGTGCAGCGCGCCTATACGATGGAGGAAGTCCGCGGGCCGGTCGAGGCGGCCGGGTTCGAGGTCGTGGCGGCCTACGACGGGTTCACGCACGAGCCGGCCCACGCGGATTCCGAGCGGATCCACTGGGTCGCACGACGGCCGCCGGCCCGTCCCTGA
- the pdxA gene encoding 4-hydroxythreonine-4-phosphate dehydrogenase PdxA, with amino-acid sequence MMENETAYRDGPGRRPRLAITLGDPNGIGPEVVLRCLVDSRLMKYMQPVIIGSADVLRTHARVLGLSLPELQEVRDVPAHWPEDVLTVLDATGGESCPVEFGRVSAVAGRLSMRAVARAADLCLEGRVDAMVTAPISKEAINRAGIREPGHTEFIARRAGCERYTMMMVADRLRVGLVTGHVPIWDVPKLVTKEAILDKVDIISRSLSEDFGIARPRIAVLGLNPHAGDGGVMGREEIEVILPAVDEACNRGYLVFGPLAADGFFAVGAYRQYDAVLAMYHDQGLIPFKTLAFDAGVNFTAGLPLVRTSPDHGTAFDIAGQGKASPRSMRSAIFLAIDIARRRAAHRPRKTG; translated from the coding sequence ATGATGGAAAACGAGACCGCATATCGGGACGGACCGGGCCGGCGGCCCCGCCTGGCCATCACCCTCGGCGATCCGAACGGGATCGGCCCCGAGGTGGTGCTTCGCTGCCTGGTGGATTCGCGCCTGATGAAGTACATGCAACCGGTCATCATCGGTTCGGCCGACGTGCTGCGGACGCACGCCCGGGTGCTGGGCCTGTCCCTGCCCGAGCTGCAGGAGGTGCGGGACGTGCCCGCCCACTGGCCGGAGGACGTCCTCACGGTGCTCGACGCGACCGGGGGAGAGTCCTGCCCGGTAGAGTTCGGGCGCGTCTCCGCCGTCGCCGGGCGCCTGTCCATGCGGGCCGTCGCCCGGGCCGCAGACCTGTGCCTGGAAGGCAGGGTGGACGCCATGGTGACGGCGCCGATCTCGAAGGAAGCCATCAACCGGGCGGGCATCCGGGAGCCGGGCCACACCGAGTTCATCGCCCGGCGGGCCGGCTGCGAACGCTACACCATGATGATGGTGGCCGACCGGCTGCGCGTCGGCCTGGTGACCGGCCACGTGCCGATCTGGGATGTCCCGAAGCTGGTGACGAAAGAGGCCATCCTGGACAAGGTGGACATCATCAGCCGGAGCCTGTCCGAGGATTTCGGGATCGCACGCCCGCGCATCGCCGTGCTCGGCCTGAACCCGCACGCCGGCGACGGCGGGGTCATGGGGCGCGAGGAGATCGAGGTCATCCTCCCGGCCGTCGACGAGGCGTGCAACCGGGGCTACCTGGTCTTCGGCCCGCTGGCGGCCGACGGGTTCTTCGCCGTGGGTGCCTACCGGCAATACGATGCCGTGCTGGCCATGTACCACGACCAGGGCCTCATCCCCTTCAAAACCCTCGCCTTCGATGCCGGGGTCAACTTCACGGCCGGGCTGCCCCTGGTGCGCACGTCGCCGGACCATGGCACGGCCTTCGACATCGCCGGGCAGGGCAAGGCCTCCCCCCGCAGCATGCGCAGCGCGATCTTTCTCGCCATCGACATCGCCCGACGCCGCGCCGCCCACCGGCCCCGCAAGACCGGTTGA
- a CDS encoding leucyl aminopeptidase: protein MKISVTTIPLRELDVDLLIVLVPEDGVEAALATFREVLDPVVARSAADVSGALESGVLLYPEQARARRLALVGMGPAAAVTAEHLRRASAAGVDFAEKVKAETVGLAVPEADLAGRLDAEVASQALVEGFMLAAYRFRRYKTEENAWAGPQRLVVHSAGEDKACRRGAERARILAESVYTARDLVNLSPHEKTPTLLARAIERSAKKYGYEADVWDKALIEQEGMGGLLAVNRGSTEPPTFTVMTWRPEQAVNDRPVVLVGKGVVFDTGGLSLKPTEGSMEFMKSDMAGAAAVVGVMEALARLELPLYVVGLIPATDNRPGENAYVPGEVVRMHSGKTVEVLNTDAEGRMILADALSYARTYRPELVIDLATLTGAAVVALGDVCAAVMTNEGEGASERLARMQAAGERSGERVHPLPMFEDYDRLLESPVADLKNIGGRAAGSITAAKFLEHFVAYPWIHLDIAGPSFLKEAKPYRPRGGTGFGVRLLVEFLRDYARPRKR from the coding sequence ATGAAGATTTCCGTTACGACCATCCCGCTGCGCGAGCTCGACGTCGACCTGTTGATCGTCCTCGTGCCGGAGGACGGGGTGGAGGCCGCGCTGGCGACGTTCCGGGAAGTCCTCGATCCGGTGGTGGCGCGGAGTGCCGCCGACGTGAGCGGGGCGCTGGAGAGCGGGGTGTTGCTCTATCCCGAGCAGGCCCGGGCACGCCGGCTGGCCCTCGTCGGGATGGGGCCGGCCGCCGCCGTCACGGCCGAGCACCTGCGCCGGGCATCGGCCGCGGGGGTGGACTTTGCCGAGAAGGTGAAGGCCGAGACCGTCGGCCTGGCCGTACCCGAGGCGGATCTCGCCGGCCGCCTCGACGCCGAAGTGGCGAGCCAGGCCCTGGTGGAGGGCTTCATGCTGGCCGCCTATCGTTTTCGACGGTACAAGACGGAGGAGAACGCGTGGGCGGGCCCGCAACGGCTCGTGGTGCACAGCGCCGGGGAGGATAAGGCCTGCCGCCGGGGCGCCGAGCGGGCCCGCATCCTGGCCGAGAGTGTCTACACGGCGCGCGATCTGGTCAACCTCTCGCCGCATGAGAAGACGCCCACCCTGCTGGCCCGCGCCATCGAACGCTCGGCCAAAAAGTACGGCTACGAGGCCGACGTCTGGGACAAGGCCCTCATCGAGCAGGAAGGCATGGGCGGGCTGCTGGCCGTCAACCGGGGCAGCACCGAGCCGCCGACGTTCACCGTCATGACGTGGCGGCCCGAGCAGGCCGTCAACGACCGGCCCGTGGTGCTCGTGGGCAAGGGCGTCGTCTTCGACACCGGCGGGCTCTCGCTGAAACCGACCGAGGGCTCGATGGAGTTCATGAAGTCGGACATGGCGGGGGCGGCGGCCGTCGTCGGGGTGATGGAAGCCCTGGCCCGGCTCGAATTGCCGCTCTACGTCGTCGGCCTCATTCCGGCCACGGACAACCGCCCCGGCGAGAACGCCTATGTGCCGGGCGAGGTCGTCCGCATGCATTCGGGCAAGACCGTCGAGGTGCTCAACACGGACGCCGAAGGGCGCATGATCCTGGCCGATGCCCTCTCTTACGCCCGGACCTACCGGCCGGAGCTGGTGATCGACCTGGCCACCCTGACCGGGGCCGCCGTGGTGGCCCTCGGGGACGTGTGCGCGGCGGTGATGACGAACGAGGGCGAGGGCGCCTCCGAACGACTCGCCCGCATGCAGGCCGCCGGCGAGCGGAGCGGCGAGCGCGTGCACCCGCTCCCCATGTTCGAGGACTATGACCGGCTGCTCGAAAGCCCCGTGGCGGACCTGAAGAACATCGGCGGCCGGGCGGCCGGCTCCATCACGGCGGCCAAGTTCCTCGAACACTTCGTCGCGTACCCGTGGATCCATCTGGATATCGCCGGGCCTTCCTTCCTCAAGGAGGCCAAGCCGTACCGGCCACGGGGGGGGACCGGCTTCGGGGTACGCCTGCTCGTGGAGTTTCTCCGCGACTATGCCCGTCCTCGCAAGCGTTGA
- a CDS encoding DHH family phosphoesterase, producing MIHQLVSLFLDHDRFVVTTHTRPDGDALGSQLALGHFLRKLGKEVHLINTDAPPYNLSWMPGTDAVEVFDGALRQLEILAGAEVIVVLDTNTEERLGKMGAAVRSSPAVKVLIDHHPTPESWFDLQYRRESASSTGELVYELIVAHDPGLIDAALATALYVAIMTDTGSFRYSSTTAEVHRIVADLLERGGIEPAPIHAAIFDTRSVEGLRLLSRTLDTLSLRYGGQLGYLVVPQRTLREIGADVQETEGFVNYVLSIEGVRVALLFIETERGTKVSFRSKGDAYVHEWAQHFGGGGHRNASGAFVRKGLEETIREVVDAAPRFIDFGPETATAGCGAAGRAPDDGVLSPEDEAYLASLLDLKSRNA from the coding sequence ATGATCCATCAGCTCGTATCGCTTTTTCTCGATCATGACCGCTTTGTCGTCACCACCCACACCCGACCCGACGGCGACGCGCTGGGCTCGCAGCTGGCGCTCGGTCACTTTTTGCGGAAGCTGGGGAAGGAGGTGCACCTGATCAACACGGATGCCCCGCCGTACAACCTGAGCTGGATGCCGGGGACCGACGCGGTGGAAGTTTTCGACGGGGCGCTGCGCCAGCTGGAGATCCTGGCCGGGGCGGAGGTGATCGTCGTGCTGGACACGAACACCGAGGAGCGCCTGGGTAAGATGGGGGCGGCGGTGCGCAGCAGCCCGGCCGTGAAGGTGCTCATCGACCATCATCCCACGCCCGAGTCCTGGTTCGACCTCCAGTACCGGCGCGAGTCGGCCTCGTCCACGGGGGAGCTGGTCTACGAACTCATCGTTGCGCATGACCCCGGCCTGATCGATGCCGCGCTCGCGACGGCCCTCTACGTGGCCATCATGACCGATACGGGTTCGTTCCGGTACAGCTCCACGACGGCCGAGGTGCACCGGATCGTTGCCGACCTGCTGGAGCGGGGCGGGATCGAGCCGGCGCCGATTCACGCCGCCATCTTCGACACGCGCAGCGTGGAAGGGTTGCGCCTGCTCAGCCGGACGCTGGACACCCTCTCGCTTCGGTACGGCGGGCAGCTCGGCTACCTGGTCGTGCCCCAGCGCACCCTCCGGGAGATCGGTGCCGACGTGCAGGAGACGGAGGGCTTCGTCAACTACGTGCTGTCCATCGAGGGGGTGCGGGTGGCGCTGCTCTTCATCGAGACGGAGCGGGGAACCAAGGTCAGCTTTCGCTCGAAAGGGGATGCGTATGTGCATGAGTGGGCCCAGCACTTCGGCGGCGGCGGGCATCGCAACGCTTCTGGAGCGTTCGTGCGCAAGGGGCTGGAGGAGACCATCCGGGAGGTGGTCGATGCGGCGCCCCGCTTCATCGATTTCGGCCCGGAGACGGCCACCGCCGGTTGCGGCGCAGCCGGCCGGGCACCCGACGACGGGGTGCTCTCGCCCGAAGACGAGGCCTACCTGGCGTCTTTGCTCGATCTGAAGTCCAGAAACGCCTAA
- a CDS encoding DUF2851 family protein, with amino-acid sequence MPSEPAPPAPDPATPAGTGREPDGPRYPFDESRGPALHEPAAARRVPEAFVQDLWATQRFPPGTLKTTAGETVAVLDPGQPNPDGGPDFLGARLRLGGMAWAGDVEVHVTSGGWVEHRHDHDPHYNTVILHVALFSDLWTGRLHRADGTLLPELILLPHLTAPLRTLLHRFHTRPPDALPCADGWPGVPEKIKTTWIHHLARERLAGRRRRLEAAYLVRPDLEALLHERLFAALGYAPNAEPMQALARRLPLSLTRRVRDPLDLEALHFGTAGLLPDPAQLLKADRATADYVMDLRERFDRLRHTLATEVVPMDRTQWRFSRLRPANFPTLRIAQGVALLRTLLHRDPLGILPATLREADPVAALRSLLCVRPGPFWETHVRLDRRTRPRNPALGLSRADGMIVNAVVPVLLLLAEQTGAPPLEAALVELLERLPAEDDRVVRRYAGLGTRPRNALETQGLQQLYRTRCLAGHCLTCPVGRTLIEGTGDPAPPA; translated from the coding sequence ATGCCGAGCGAACCCGCTCCTCCCGCACCCGATCCCGCCACGCCGGCCGGCACGGGCCGCGAACCGGATGGCCCCCGCTATCCGTTCGACGAGTCCCGCGGGCCGGCCCTCCACGAACCGGCGGCCGCCCGCCGCGTCCCGGAAGCCTTCGTCCAGGACCTCTGGGCGACGCAGCGCTTCCCGCCCGGCACGCTGAAGACGACCGCCGGCGAGACGGTGGCCGTGCTCGATCCCGGGCAACCCAACCCGGACGGCGGGCCCGACTTCCTCGGGGCACGCCTGCGCCTGGGCGGCATGGCCTGGGCCGGCGACGTGGAGGTGCACGTGACCTCGGGCGGCTGGGTCGAGCACCGGCACGACCATGACCCGCACTACAACACCGTCATCCTCCACGTCGCCCTCTTTTCCGACCTCTGGACGGGCCGCCTGCACCGGGCCGACGGAACCCTCCTTCCCGAACTCATCCTCCTGCCCCACCTGACCGCCCCGCTCCGCACCCTGCTGCACCGGTTCCACACCCGCCCCCCCGACGCGCTGCCGTGCGCCGACGGCTGGCCCGGCGTGCCCGAAAAGATCAAGACGACCTGGATCCACCATCTGGCCCGCGAACGACTGGCGGGCCGCCGGCGCCGGCTCGAGGCGGCCTACCTCGTCCGGCCCGACCTCGAAGCGCTGCTGCACGAACGCCTCTTTGCCGCGCTGGGCTACGCCCCGAACGCCGAACCGATGCAGGCCCTGGCCCGCCGCCTCCCGCTGTCCCTGACGCGCCGGGTCCGCGACCCGCTCGACCTCGAAGCCCTGCACTTCGGCACGGCCGGGCTGCTCCCCGACCCGGCCCAGCTCCTGAAGGCCGACCGTGCAACGGCCGACTACGTGATGGACCTCCGGGAACGCTTCGACCGGCTGCGCCATACCCTCGCAACCGAGGTGGTTCCGATGGATCGCACGCAGTGGCGGTTCTCCCGCCTGCGCCCGGCCAACTTCCCCACCCTGCGCATCGCCCAGGGCGTGGCCCTGCTCCGAACCCTCCTGCACCGGGATCCCCTCGGCATCCTGCCGGCAACCCTCCGCGAAGCCGACCCCGTCGCGGCTCTCCGGTCGCTGCTGTGCGTCCGCCCGGGACCGTTCTGGGAAACCCACGTCCGGCTCGACCGGCGCACCCGGCCCCGGAACCCCGCCCTGGGCCTGAGCCGGGCGGACGGGATGATCGTCAATGCCGTCGTGCCCGTACTGCTCCTGCTGGCGGAACAGACCGGGGCTCCCCCGCTCGAAGCGGCCCTCGTCGAACTGCTGGAACGGCTGCCCGCCGAGGACGACCGGGTCGTCCGGCGTTATGCCGGGCTCGGCACCCGCCCGCGCAACGCCCTGGAAACCCAGGGCCTGCAACAGCTCTACCGCACGCGCTGCCTGGCCGGGCATTGCCTCACCTGCCCCGTCGGCCGTACCCTGATCGAAGGGACCGGCGACCCGGCCCCGCCCGCGTGA
- a CDS encoding putative quinol monooxygenase: MNTRSRYFEAGFPAPSYGFIVVLIRLVRMTFRPDRLDDFRALFEMAAPHIRAYPGCLHLELWQDVRFSNILTTCSHWETPEALEAYRRSRLFRDTWARTTPLFAAPPVAYSHLPTLIVPAP; this comes from the coding sequence ATGAACACCCGCTCCCGTTATTTCGAGGCCGGCTTTCCCGCACCCTCCTACGGTTTCATCGTCGTGCTCATTCGCCTCGTCCGCATGACCTTCCGGCCCGATCGCCTGGACGACTTCCGGGCGCTCTTCGAGATGGCGGCCCCCCACATCCGGGCCTACCCGGGGTGCCTGCACCTCGAACTCTGGCAGGACGTACGCTTTTCCAACATCCTCACGACCTGCAGCCACTGGGAAACCCCTGAAGCCCTCGAAGCCTACCGGAGAAGCCGGCTGTTCCGGGACACCTGGGCCCGGACGACTCCGCTTTTCGCCGCACCACCCGTGGCCTACAGCCACCTTCCCACCCTGATCGTCCCGGCACCGTAG